In Apteryx mantelli isolate bAptMan1 chromosome 26, bAptMan1.hap1, whole genome shotgun sequence, a single window of DNA contains:
- the CAMK2N1 gene encoding calcium/calmodulin-dependent protein kinase II inhibitor 1, with translation MSQVLPYGEEKLGGFAEGAAVGQLPFACRLHDANGFFGGAQGKRPPKLGQIGRSKRVVIEDDRIDDVLKNLSEKAPPGV, from the exons atgtcGCAGGTGCTGCCCTACGGCGAGGAGAAGCTGGGCGGCTTCGCCGAGGGCGCCGCCGTGGGGCAGCTGCCCTTCGCCTGCCGCCTCCACGACGCCAACGGCTTCTTCGGCGGCGCCCAGGGCAAGCGGCCGCCCAAGCTGGGCCAGATCGGCCGCAGCAAGCGAg TGGTTATCGAAGACGACAGGATCGACGATGTGCTGAAAAACCTCTCGGAAAAGGCCCCCCCCGGCGTCTAG